The Desulfovibrio sp. genome includes a region encoding these proteins:
- the mqnB gene encoding futalosine hydrolase, with protein sequence MSLLLCAATGPELAGLVPGFSPARIAAPAREATESPAKSWPEMHLWPVRLKCGDALCCITGVGPINAALTMGMALCRAKAEGTPITAVLNAGLAGAFDLAERPLLGLCMVNEEIWPEYGLHDGRSVTAEAFGFPQWQPESGPAVRNRLSLAGPEALERFGARQQPDVFLPCTSLTVAGVSASFARAADLRARYRADLENMEGFAVAYACAREGIPCVEARSVSNKVGPRANDEKDFPGALRALTRVLPALNLI encoded by the coding sequence GTGAGCCTGCTGCTATGCGCCGCCACCGGCCCGGAACTGGCGGGCCTTGTGCCCGGATTTTCCCCGGCGAGGATTGCCGCGCCAGCCCGGGAAGCGACTGAAAGCCCGGCAAAATCCTGGCCAGAAATGCACCTCTGGCCAGTGCGCCTCAAATGTGGCGACGCGCTGTGCTGCATTACCGGAGTTGGGCCCATCAACGCTGCGCTGACCATGGGCATGGCCCTTTGCAGGGCTAAAGCCGAGGGCACGCCCATTACAGCAGTGCTCAACGCGGGTCTTGCCGGTGCCTTTGATCTCGCAGAGCGCCCACTTTTGGGGCTGTGCATGGTGAACGAAGAAATCTGGCCGGAATACGGCCTGCACGACGGACGCTCCGTCACCGCCGAAGCTTTTGGCTTTCCGCAGTGGCAACCAGAGAGCGGGCCTGCGGTGCGCAACCGCCTGTCCCTGGCAGGGCCGGAAGCGCTGGAACGCTTTGGCGCGCGGCAACAACCGGATGTTTTTTTGCCCTGTACATCGCTTACCGTTGCCGGGGTCAGCGCGAGTTTTGCCAGAGCGGCAGACCTGCGCGCCCGCTACCGGGCTGATCTGGAAAATATGGAAGGCTTTGCCGTGGCGTATGCCTGCGCCCGCGAGGGCATACCCTGTGTGGAGGCGCGCAGCGTCTCCAACAAGGTCGGCCCCCGCGCCAATGACGAAAAGGATTTTCCCGGCGCGCTGCGCGCGCTCACGCGGGTTTTGCCCGCGCTTAACCTCATCTGA
- a CDS encoding cytochrome c3 family protein, translating to MKKILVLTCIMVFALALPALAAPAAPDKPLEFKGSQKTVMFPHAVHAKVECVTCHHQVDGKESFAKCGSSGCHDDLAGKQGEKSLYYVVHTKKELKHNNCIGCHSKVVEEKPELKKDLTACAKSKCHP from the coding sequence GTGAAGAAAATTCTGGTTCTTACCTGTATCATGGTGTTTGCCCTGGCCCTGCCCGCGCTTGCAGCGCCCGCCGCTCCTGACAAACCGCTGGAATTCAAGGGTTCCCAAAAGACCGTTATGTTCCCGCACGCTGTGCATGCCAAGGTTGAATGCGTTACCTGTCACCATCAGGTTGACGGCAAGGAAAGCTTTGCCAAGTGCGGCAGCTCCGGTTGCCACGATGACCTCGCAGGCAAGCAGGGCGAAAAGAGCCTGTACTATGTTGTGCACACCAAGAAAGAACTCAAGCACAACAACTGCATCGGCTGCCACTCCAAGGTTGTGGAAGAAAAGCCCGAACTCAAGAAAGATCTGACCGCCTGCGCCAAGTCCAAGTGCCATCCGTAG
- a CDS encoding DUF2065 domain-containing protein has translation MKFDYALFLRALGLAIVIEGLCWTLFPGGMRRALLQLLPQPESRLRVLGLIALAVGLGLVALASH, from the coding sequence ATGAAATTCGATTACGCTCTTTTTCTACGCGCTCTTGGTCTGGCCATCGTTATTGAGGGCCTTTGCTGGACACTCTTTCCCGGCGGCATGCGGCGCGCCCTGCTGCAATTGCTGCCCCAGCCGGAAAGCCGCCTCCGCGTCCTTGGGCTGATCGCCCTGGCCGTGGGACTTGGTCTGGTGGCGCTGGCCTCGCACTAA
- the cobJ gene encoding precorrin-3B C(17)-methyltransferase, which translates to MNPASLHVVGLGPGDAACLTPQARTAIENASCVAGYSLYMELVPPELLAGKQCISTGMRHEEERCAAAVDAALSGQPTALVCSGDPGIYALAGLALEILESRGLVGRVPFNVVPGVPAVCAAAALLGAPLMHDFACISLSDLLTPWETIERRLHAALEADFVCAIYNPRSKGRPHHLEQALEIARQFRAPHCPVGLVRKAFRPGEEARVFRLDQFDPEQVDMLSILIIGNAESRALGNFMLTPRGYARKKSSNLGNLSK; encoded by the coding sequence ATGAACCCAGCCAGTCTGCATGTTGTCGGCCTCGGCCCTGGCGATGCCGCATGTCTTACCCCTCAGGCCCGCACGGCCATAGAGAATGCATCCTGCGTGGCTGGCTACAGCCTCTATATGGAACTTGTGCCGCCGGAACTGCTGGCAGGCAAGCAGTGCATCAGCACTGGCATGCGGCACGAGGAAGAGCGCTGCGCCGCGGCGGTGGACGCAGCCCTGTCAGGCCAGCCCACGGCCCTTGTCTGTTCTGGCGATCCCGGTATCTACGCGCTGGCGGGTCTGGCCCTCGAGATTCTGGAAAGCCGGGGCCTTGTGGGCCGCGTACCCTTCAATGTTGTGCCGGGCGTTCCGGCGGTGTGCGCGGCGGCAGCCCTGCTGGGCGCTCCCCTGATGCACGATTTTGCCTGCATCAGCCTGAGCGACCTGCTCACGCCGTGGGAAACCATTGAACGCAGGCTCCACGCGGCCCTTGAGGCCGATTTTGTCTGCGCCATCTATAATCCCCGTTCCAAGGGGCGGCCCCACCATCTGGAACAAGCTCTTGAAATTGCCCGGCAATTCCGCGCGCCGCACTGCCCTGTGGGGCTTGTGCGCAAGGCCTTTCGCCCCGGCGAAGAAGCCCGCGTGTTCCGCCTAGACCAGTTCGACCCGGAACAGGTCGACATGCTCTCCATCCTCATCATCGGCAATGCAGAAAGCCGGGCCTTGGGGAACTTCATGCTCACCCCCAGAGGCTACGCGCGAAAAAAGAGTTCCAATCTCGGCAACTTATCAAAATAG
- a CDS encoding polyprenyl synthetase family protein: MIQLKARLALELPGINRALNKAVDTLPEPVRPVARHIFDAGGKRLRPLLTVLTARLLGHEAKSIQDLAITLEMLHAATLLHDDVLDNAVSRRGKPAAHTLFDVSSVILAGDALLAGANALVANYGDTRLTRCFSEATSRTAAGEILEIAAQRRVDSSSADYEDMVRGKTAWLIRAACEMGALAAGADDAAVAAAAAYGENLGMAFQMVDDALDFAPESVTGKPTGGDVREGKLTPPLRLYRSSLSTAERSAFDAAFCAGLMTEADAASIAESIRQAGFDDAVRRQADEFLDAARQALETLPDRPERELMRQMADYVRDRKK; the protein is encoded by the coding sequence ATGATCCAATTGAAAGCACGTCTGGCTCTTGAGCTGCCCGGCATCAACCGCGCTCTGAACAAGGCAGTGGACACCCTGCCCGAACCTGTTCGGCCTGTGGCCCGGCACATTTTTGATGCGGGCGGCAAGCGCCTGCGGCCCCTGCTCACCGTGCTCACGGCCCGTCTGCTGGGCCATGAGGCCAAGAGCATACAGGATCTGGCGATCACTCTGGAGATGCTCCACGCCGCGACCCTGCTGCACGATGATGTGCTGGACAATGCCGTAAGCCGCCGGGGTAAGCCCGCTGCGCATACGCTGTTTGATGTTTCCAGCGTCATTCTTGCGGGCGATGCCCTGCTGGCCGGAGCCAACGCCCTGGTGGCCAATTATGGCGATACCCGGCTGACCCGCTGCTTCTCGGAAGCCACCAGCCGCACGGCGGCGGGGGAAATCCTTGAAATCGCAGCCCAGCGCCGTGTGGATTCAAGCAGCGCCGACTATGAAGATATGGTGCGCGGCAAAACGGCCTGGCTTATCCGTGCTGCCTGTGAAATGGGCGCGCTCGCCGCTGGGGCCGACGATGCTGCAGTGGCCGCTGCCGCCGCCTATGGCGAAAACCTTGGCATGGCCTTTCAGATGGTGGACGATGCCCTTGATTTCGCGCCAGAAAGCGTGACCGGCAAGCCCACTGGCGGCGATGTGCGCGAGGGCAAGCTCACTCCGCCCCTGCGCCTCTACCGCAGCAGCCTGAGCACCGCAGAACGTAGCGCCTTTGACGCCGCCTTTTGCGCAGGGCTGATGACGGAAGCCGATGCCGCCAGCATTGCCGAGAGCATCCGACAGGCCGGGTTTGACGACGCCGTGCGCCGTCAGGCCGATGAATTTCTTGACGCGGCCAGGCAGGCATTAGAAACTCTGCCTGACAGGCCCGAGCGCGAGCTTATGCGCCAGATGGCCGACTACGTGCGCGACAGAAAAAAGTAA
- a CDS encoding ubiquinone/menaquinone biosynthesis methyltransferase: protein MESPRNNATETVVKPAHDAAVAGMFGRIVPFYDLLNRVLSLGLDQYWRKVLAQNVRLGDTGRVLDLAAGTLDVSLAIRRRHPSAIVPAMDFCPPMLVRGSRKLKDANARSILPVAADAKRLPLPDASVDCITIAFGIRNILPREAAFAEMLRVLRPGGRACILEFGSGQERIWGGLYNVYLNHLLPKVGKVFSKDPGAYEYLADTIRKFPSALSLEKEMRAAGFERAWHEKLTSGIVCLHVGEKAR, encoded by the coding sequence GTGGAATCTCCCCGCAACAACGCTACGGAAACTGTTGTCAAACCTGCGCACGATGCGGCTGTGGCAGGCATGTTTGGCCGTATTGTGCCTTTTTATGACCTGCTGAACCGTGTGCTCAGCCTCGGGCTTGACCAGTACTGGCGCAAGGTGCTGGCGCAAAACGTGCGCCTGGGCGATACCGGGCGCGTACTGGATCTGGCGGCTGGCACGCTGGATGTTTCCCTTGCCATTCGCCGCCGCCACCCCTCGGCCATTGTTCCGGCCATGGATTTTTGCCCGCCCATGCTGGTGCGCGGCAGCCGCAAACTCAAGGACGCCAACGCCCGCAGTATTCTGCCCGTTGCCGCAGACGCCAAGCGCCTGCCCCTGCCCGATGCTTCGGTTGACTGCATCACCATTGCCTTTGGCATCCGCAACATTCTGCCCCGCGAGGCGGCCTTTGCCGAAATGCTCCGCGTTCTGCGCCCCGGCGGCAGGGCCTGCATCCTTGAATTCGGTTCCGGGCAGGAGCGCATCTGGGGCGGCCTGTACAACGTGTATCTCAACCACCTGCTGCCCAAGGTTGGCAAAGTATTTTCAAAAGATCCCGGCGCGTACGAGTACCTTGCCGATACAATCCGCAAGTTTCCCTCGGCCCTCAGCCTTGAAAAAGAAATGCGTGCAGCGGGCTTTGAACGTGCATGGCACGAAAAGCTCACGTCCGGCATTGTCTGCCTGCATGTGGGTGAAAAGGCGCGCTAG